Proteins encoded together in one Neisseria lactamica window:
- the tpiA gene encoding triose-phosphate isomerase, translating to MYRQIGMWDQKWVIGNWKMNGRLQNNNALMHRFRIHPTAERVLIGLAAPTVYLLQLHNAMQIVLNNRILTCAQDVSRFPNNGAYTGEVSAEMLADIGTDIVLIGHSERSLYFGEKNEIQRRKMENVLNVGLIPLLCVGESLEEREAGKEHEVIAHQLSILQGLDTKNIAVAYEPVWAIGTGKVATVKQIADMHAFIYKEILSLCGSDVKIRVLYGGSVKADNAADIFAVPYVDGALVGGASLSYDSFTAIISAAQNA from the coding sequence ATGTATCGCCAAATCGGAATGTGGGATCAAAAATGGGTCATCGGCAACTGGAAAATGAACGGCCGGCTCCAAAACAACAACGCACTGATGCACCGCTTCCGCATCCACCCCACCGCCGAACGCGTCCTCATCGGGCTCGCCGCCCCGACCGTTTACCTGCTGCAACTGCACAACGCCATGCAAATCGTTTTAAACAACCGCATCCTTACCTGCGCCCAAGACGTGAGCCGCTTCCCCAATAACGGCGCGTACACCGGCGAAGTATCCGCCGAAATGCTCGCCGACATCGGAACAGACATCGTCCTCATCGGACACTCCGAACGCAGCCTCTATTTCGGCGAAAAAAACGAAATCCAACGCCGCAAAATGGAAAACGTCCTCAACGTCGGACTGATTCCGTTATTGTGTGTCGGCGAAAGCCTCGAAGAGCGCGAAGCCGGCAAAGAACACGAAGTCATCGCTCACCAACTCTCCATATTGCAAGGGCTGGACACCAAAAACATCGCCGTCGCCTACGAGCCGGTTTGGGCAATCGGCACCGGCAAAGTCGCCACCGTAAAACAAATCGCCGATATGCACGCATTCATCTACAAAGAAATCTTGTCTTTGTGCGGAAGCGATGTTAAAATCCGCGTCCTTTACGGCGGAAGTGTGAAGGCGGACAACGCGGCCGACATCTTCGCAGTGCCTTATGTGGACGGCGCACTCGTCGGCGGCGCATCATTGTCATACGACTCCTTTACCGCCATCATCAGTGCCGCACAAAATGCGTAG
- a CDS encoding GAF domain-containing protein, protein MYANMGDVMHALHFSASDKAALYREVLPQIESVVADEADWVANLANTAAVLKEAFGWFWVGFYLVDTRSDELVLAPFQGPLACTRIPFGRGVCGQAWAKGGTVVVGDVNAHPDHIACSSLSRSEIVVPLFSDGRCIGVLDVDSEYPAQFDETDALYLGELAKILEKRFEASRQAA, encoded by the coding sequence ATGTATGCAAATATGGGAGATGTGATGCACGCGCTTCATTTTTCGGCTTCGGACAAGGCCGCGCTTTATCGGGAGGTGTTGCCGCAGATTGAGTCTGTGGTGGCGGACGAGGCGGATTGGGTGGCGAATTTGGCGAACACGGCGGCGGTTTTGAAGGAGGCGTTCGGTTGGTTTTGGGTGGGTTTTTATTTGGTCGATACGCGTTCGGACGAATTGGTTTTGGCACCGTTTCAGGGGCCTTTGGCGTGTACGCGGATTCCGTTCGGACGCGGGGTGTGCGGTCAGGCTTGGGCGAAGGGCGGGACGGTGGTCGTCGGGGATGTCAACGCGCATCCCGACCATATTGCCTGTTCGTCTTTGTCGCGTTCGGAGATTGTCGTGCCGTTGTTTTCAGACGGCCGCTGTATCGGCGTGTTGGACGTAGACAGCGAATATCCGGCGCAGTTTGATGAGACAGATGCTTTGTATTTGGGCGAACTGGCGAAGATTTTGGAGAAGCGGTTTGAGGCTTCGCGTCAGGCGGCTTGA
- a CDS encoding M48 family metallopeptidase, whose amino-acid sequence MKFNFLRSKPKYEISFLPSFLPSFKRILCLSAVISVLGACTVVADVYGQDSATMNAAAAEDYMKTVELNKSAGNVDTTSKTARRVQAVFRRMLPYADAANNTGHKFDWKMTVFKNDELNAWAMPGGKMAFYTGIVDKLKLTDGEIAAIMGHEMTHALHEHGKNKVGQKILTNMAAQIGTQIILDKKPDTNPELVGLGMDILGEYGITLPYSRSLEEEADEGGMMLMAQAGYHPAAAVRVWEKMNQENDQNGFISAITSTHPTNNARIENLKRLLPTVMPVYEQSVRNKGRVNKNRRR is encoded by the coding sequence TTGAAATTTAATTTTTTAAGGAGTAAACCTAAATATGAAATTTCCTTCCTTCCTTCCTTCCTTCCTTCCTTTAAACGGATACTCTGCCTGTCGGCAGTAATCTCGGTATTGGGGGCTTGTACGGTCGTTGCTGATGTTTACGGTCAGGATTCCGCCACAATGAACGCTGCGGCTGCTGAAGATTATATGAAAACGGTTGAGTTGAACAAGTCTGCCGGCAATGTCGATACTACATCCAAAACAGCCCGTAGGGTGCAGGCAGTATTTCGACGTATGTTGCCTTATGCCGATGCGGCAAATAATACCGGTCATAAGTTTGACTGGAAAATGACGGTTTTCAAAAACGATGAGCTGAACGCGTGGGCAATGCCCGGCGGGAAAATGGCGTTTTATACGGGGATAGTCGATAAACTTAAGCTGACCGATGGCGAAATTGCCGCCATTATGGGGCATGAAATGACGCACGCCCTGCATGAACACGGTAAAAATAAGGTCGGGCAGAAAATCTTGACTAATATGGCGGCGCAGATAGGCACTCAGATTATATTAGACAAAAAACCGGACACTAATCCGGAATTGGTCGGATTGGGTATGGATATTTTGGGGGAGTACGGCATTACCTTGCCTTATAGCCGCAGCTTGGAAGAAGAAGCCGATGAGGGGGGAATGATGTTGATGGCGCAGGCAGGCTATCATCCGGCGGCCGCTGTCAGGGTTTGGGAAAAAATGAATCAGGAAAATGACCAAAACGGCTTTATTTCTGCTATTACCTCTACTCATCCGACAAACAATGCCCGTATAGAAAATCTAAAACGGTTGTTGCCGACCGTTATGCCGGTTTATGAGCAAAGTGTCAGAAATAAGGGGCGCGTTAATAAAAACCGTCGGCGTTAA
- a CDS encoding DpnI domain-containing protein, whose translation MNLFFDTELGKQQNKATHKIRVMSEAWLEKNGYCPCCGSKPMQRFANNKPVADLFCPNCHEQYELKSKNQKTIGNSVPDGAYHTMLERIRSDTNPNFFFLAYKKADYSIQQLVLVPKHFIMPDMIIPRNKGIKNRPNHIMCSINLAPLPESGKIFLIDNSRIIEPETVLKKWQSNLFLRNQNAERKGWLLAVMKCIDQLPEEFTLSQMYGFGNKLSIQFPQNNHIRDKIRQQLQILRDQNTIEFIGRGLYKKIDKLRPTPKAF comes from the coding sequence ATGAATTTATTTTTCGATACCGAATTGGGAAAGCAACAAAATAAAGCAACTCATAAAATCCGTGTAATGAGCGAGGCTTGGCTGGAAAAAAACGGCTACTGTCCCTGTTGCGGAAGCAAGCCGATGCAGAGATTTGCCAATAACAAACCTGTTGCAGACCTCTTTTGCCCAAATTGCCACGAGCAATATGAATTAAAGAGTAAAAATCAAAAAACCATAGGTAACAGTGTGCCTGACGGTGCATATCACACCATGTTGGAGCGCATCCGGTCAGATACCAACCCCAACTTTTTCTTTCTTGCATATAAAAAAGCGGATTACTCCATACAGCAATTGGTGCTTGTACCCAAACATTTCATCATGCCGGACATGATTATTCCCAGAAATAAAGGCATTAAAAACCGGCCGAACCACATTATGTGTTCCATCAATCTCGCCCCTTTGCCTGAAAGCGGCAAAATATTCTTAATAGACAATTCCCGCATTATCGAACCCGAAACCGTTCTGAAAAAATGGCAATCCAATTTGTTTTTACGCAACCAAAATGCGGAGCGCAAAGGCTGGCTTTTGGCTGTTATGAAATGTATCGACCAACTCCCCGAAGAATTCACATTGTCGCAAATGTATGGATTTGGAAACAAACTATCCATCCAATTTCCCCAAAACAACCATATCAGAGACAAAATCCGCCAACAGTTGCAAATTTTGCGCGACCAAAATACGATCGAATTCATTGGTCGCGGACTTTACAAAAAAATCGACAAATTGCGTCCGACTCCCAAGGCGTTTTAA
- the secG gene encoding preprotein translocase subunit SecG — protein sequence MEAFKTLIWIINIISALAVIVLVLLQHGKGADAGATFGSGSGSAQGVFGSAGNANFLSRSTAVAATFFFASCMAMVYIHTHTTKHGLDFSNVQQTKQAPKPAAPAENQPAPAAPAPQQQK from the coding sequence ATGGAAGCCTTCAAAACCCTTATTTGGATTATTAATATCATTTCCGCCTTGGCCGTCATCGTGTTAGTATTGCTCCAACACGGCAAAGGCGCGGATGCAGGCGCGACCTTCGGATCGGGAAGCGGCAGCGCGCAAGGCGTATTCGGCTCTGCCGGCAACGCCAACTTCCTCAGCCGTTCGACCGCCGTTGCAGCAACATTTTTCTTTGCAAGCTGTATGGCTATGGTGTATATTCACACCCACACGACAAAACACGGTTTGGACTTCAGTAACGTACAACAAACCAAGCAGGCACCTAAGCCCGCCGCTCCCGCTGAAAACCAACCCGCACCTGCTGCCCCCGCTCCTCAGCAGCAGAAATAA
- a CDS encoding rhodanese-like domain-containing protein, translating into MDIVQLSPLALKIWMDEGRAFRLLDVRTDEEAAICSLPNALHIPMNLIPLRQNELPDDVPLVVYCHHGIRSLHTAMYLADAGFENLYNLQGGIDAWAVEVDAEMARY; encoded by the coding sequence ATGGATATTGTACAACTCTCGCCGTTGGCGCTGAAAATTTGGATGGATGAGGGACGGGCGTTCCGACTGTTGGACGTGCGTACGGATGAGGAAGCGGCGATTTGTTCGCTGCCAAATGCGCTGCATATCCCGATGAATCTGATTCCGCTGCGGCAAAATGAGTTGCCGGACGATGTGCCGCTTGTGGTGTATTGCCACCACGGTATCCGCAGCCTGCATACGGCGATGTATCTGGCGGACGCGGGTTTTGAAAACCTGTACAACCTTCAGGGCGGCATCGATGCGTGGGCGGTTGAGGTTGACGCGGAAATGGCGCGTTATTGA
- a CDS encoding protein-L-isoaspartate O-methyltransferase family protein, whose translation MDFEKARFNMVEQQIRPWDVLDFDVLDALAEIPRELFVDEDLQGLAYADMELPLANGHKMLEPKVVARLAQGLKLTKNDTVLEIGTGSGYAAALLAKLAGRVVSDDLDAEQQNRAKAVLDGLGLDNIDYVQNNGLTEPSAGAPFDAVYVGGAVNMVPDVLKQQLKDGGRMAVIVGHKPVQRALLITRRGDTFEEKALFDTLVAHLDDKDAHPFDSFNF comes from the coding sequence ATGGATTTTGAAAAAGCGCGGTTCAATATGGTCGAACAGCAAATCCGTCCGTGGGATGTATTGGATTTTGATGTTTTGGACGCTTTGGCGGAGATTCCGCGCGAGCTTTTTGTCGATGAGGACTTGCAGGGTTTGGCGTATGCGGATATGGAGCTGCCGCTTGCCAACGGGCATAAGATGCTCGAGCCGAAAGTCGTGGCGCGGCTGGCGCAAGGCTTGAAGCTGACGAAAAACGATACGGTTTTGGAAATCGGTACGGGCTCGGGCTATGCGGCCGCGCTTTTGGCGAAGCTGGCGGGCAGGGTGGTGTCGGACGACCTCGATGCCGAACAGCAAAACCGCGCCAAAGCGGTGTTGGACGGTTTGGGTTTGGACAATATCGATTATGTGCAAAACAACGGGTTGACCGAACCTTCTGCGGGCGCGCCTTTTGATGCGGTTTATGTCGGCGGCGCGGTCAATATGGTGCCTGACGTGTTGAAACAACAGTTGAAAGACGGGGGGCGTATGGCGGTTATCGTCGGACACAAGCCGGTGCAGCGCGCGCTTTTGATTACGCGCAGGGGCGATACGTTTGAAGAGAAGGCACTGTTCGATACCTTGGTGGCGCATTTGGACGATAAGGATGCCCATCCTTTCGATAGTTTTAATTTTTGA
- the leuS gene encoding leucine--tRNA ligase, with protein MQEQYRPAAIEPAAQKKWDDARIFNVSEDASKPKYYCLSMFPYPSGKLHMGHVRNYTIGDVLSRFKRLNGFNVMQPMGWDAFGMPAENAAMKHNVAPAAWTYDNIEYMKTQLKSLGFAIDWERETATCKPEYYRWEQWLFTKLFEKGIVYRKNGTVNWDPVDQTVLANEQVIDGRGWRSGALIEKREIPMYYFKITDYAEELLNDLDKLEHWPEQVKTMQRNWIGKSRGMTVRFAVSDDSKQGLEGDYAKFLQVYTTRPDTLMGATYVAVAAEHPLATAAAAGKPELQAFIAECKAGSVAEADMATMEKKGVPTGRYVVNPLNGDKLEVWIANYVLWGYGDGAVMAVPAHDERDFEFATKYNLPKKQVIAVGDNAFDANRWQEWYGDKENGVLVNSGNLDGLDFQTAFDAVAAKLQSQGAGEPKTQYRLRDWGISRQRYWGCPIPIVHCEQCGDVPVPADQLPVVLPENVVPDGMGSPLAKMPEFYETACPCCGGAAKRETDTMDTFMESSWYFFRYMSPKFSDGMVSAEAAKYWGAVDQYIGGIEHAILHLLYARFFTKLMRDEGLVNVGEPFERLLTQGMVVCETYYRENDKGGKDWINPADVELTFDDKGRPVSAVLKADGLPVVISGTEKMSKSKNNGVDPQELINAYGADTARLFMMFAAPPEQSLEWSDSGVEGAHRFLRRLWRTVYEYLKQGKAVKAFAGSQDGLSKELKDLRHKLHSTIAKVSDDYGRRQQFNTAIAAVMELLNQYDKTDTGGEQGRTVAQEVLETAVRLLWPIVPHICETLWSELNGAKLWEAGWPTVDEAALVKSEIEVMVQVNGKLRGKITVAADASKADLEAAALATEGAVKFMEGKPAKKIIVVPGRLVNIVV; from the coding sequence ATGCAAGAACAATACCGGCCCGCCGCCATTGAGCCTGCGGCGCAGAAAAAATGGGATGATGCCCGTATTTTCAACGTCTCCGAAGACGCTTCCAAACCCAAATACTACTGCCTCTCTATGTTCCCCTATCCCAGCGGCAAGCTGCATATGGGGCATGTGCGCAACTACACCATCGGCGACGTATTGAGCCGCTTCAAACGCTTAAACGGCTTCAACGTCATGCAGCCTATGGGTTGGGACGCGTTCGGTATGCCGGCGGAAAACGCGGCGATGAAACACAACGTCGCTCCCGCCGCTTGGACCTACGACAACATCGAATACATGAAAACCCAGCTTAAAAGCCTGGGTTTTGCGATTGACTGGGAACGCGAAACCGCAACCTGCAAACCCGAATACTACCGCTGGGAACAATGGCTGTTTACCAAGCTGTTTGAAAAAGGCATCGTCTATCGCAAAAACGGCACGGTGAACTGGGACCCGGTCGACCAAACCGTATTAGCCAACGAGCAAGTCATCGACGGGCGCGGCTGGCGTTCGGGCGCGTTGATCGAAAAGCGCGAAATCCCGATGTATTACTTCAAAATCACGGATTACGCCGAAGAATTGCTCAACGACTTGGACAAACTGGAACACTGGCCGGAACAAGTCAAAACCATGCAGCGCAACTGGATCGGCAAATCTCGCGGTATGACCGTGCGCTTCGCCGTTTCAGACGACAGCAAACAAGGCTTGGAAGGCGATTACGCGAAATTCCTGCAAGTTTACACCACCCGCCCCGACACGCTGATGGGCGCGACTTATGTCGCCGTTGCCGCCGAGCATCCGCTGGCAACCGCCGCAGCCGCCGGCAAACCCGAATTGCAGGCATTTATCGCCGAATGCAAAGCCGGCTCGGTTGCCGAAGCCGATATGGCGACGATGGAGAAAAAAGGCGTGCCGACCGGCCGCTACGTCGTCAACCCGCTCAACGGCGACAAGCTGGAAGTGTGGATTGCCAACTATGTACTGTGGGGCTACGGCGACGGCGCGGTGATGGCGGTTCCGGCGCACGACGAACGCGATTTCGAGTTCGCCACTAAATACAATCTGCCGAAAAAACAAGTCATTGCCGTCGGCGACAACGCATTCGACGCAAACCGATGGCAAGAATGGTACGGCGACAAAGAAAACGGCGTATTGGTCAACAGCGGCAATTTGGACGGCTTGGATTTTCAGACGGCATTCGATGCCGTTGCCGCCAAGCTGCAAAGCCAAGGCGCGGGCGAACCGAAAACCCAATACCGCCTGCGCGACTGGGGCATTTCCCGTCAACGCTACTGGGGCTGCCCGATTCCCATCGTCCATTGCGAACAATGCGGCGACGTCCCCGTCCCTGCCGACCAACTGCCCGTCGTCCTGCCTGAAAACGTCGTACCCGACGGTATGGGTTCGCCGCTGGCAAAAATGCCCGAGTTTTACGAAACTGCCTGCCCGTGCTGCGGCGGCGCGGCAAAACGCGAAACCGACACCATGGACACCTTCATGGAATCAAGCTGGTATTTCTTCCGCTACATGTCGCCCAAGTTTTCAGACGGCATGGTATCGGCGGAAGCCGCAAAATACTGGGGCGCGGTCGACCAATACATCGGCGGTATCGAACACGCCATTTTGCACCTCCTGTACGCGCGTTTCTTCACCAAACTGATGCGCGACGAAGGCTTGGTCAATGTTGGCGAACCGTTCGAACGCCTGCTGACGCAAGGCATGGTCGTTTGCGAAACCTACTACCGCGAAAACGACAAAGGCGGCAAAGACTGGATCAACCCTGCCGATGTCGAGCTGACTTTTGACGACAAAGGCCGCCCCGTTTCCGCCGTCCTCAAAGCCGACGGACTGCCCGTCGTCATCAGCGGCACGGAAAAAATGTCCAAGTCCAAAAACAACGGCGTCGATCCGCAAGAACTGATTAACGCCTACGGCGCGGACACCGCCCGCCTGTTCATGATGTTTGCCGCACCGCCCGAGCAATCCCTCGAATGGAGCGACAGCGGCGTCGAAGGCGCACACCGCTTCCTGCGCCGCCTGTGGCGCACCGTTTACGAATACCTGAAACAAGGCAAAGCGGTCAAAGCGTTCGCAGGCAGCCAAGACGGTTTGTCTAAAGAACTCAAAGACCTGCGCCACAAACTGCATTCCACCATCGCCAAAGTCAGCGACGACTACGGCCGCCGCCAACAGTTCAACACCGCCATCGCCGCCGTGATGGAACTGCTCAACCAATACGACAAAACCGACACCGGCGGCGAACAAGGCCGCACCGTCGCCCAAGAAGTATTGGAAACCGCCGTACGCCTGCTGTGGCCCATCGTGCCGCACATCTGCGAAACCCTGTGGAGCGAATTGAACGGCGCGAAACTGTGGGAAGCAGGCTGGCCGACAGTCGACGAAGCCGCATTGGTCAAATCCGAAATCGAAGTCATGGTTCAAGTCAACGGCAAACTGCGCGGCAAAATCACCGTCGCCGCCGACGCATCCAAGGCCGACCTCGAAGCCGCCGCCCTTGCCACCGAAGGCGCGGTGAAATTCATGGAAGGCAAGCCCGCGAAGAAAATCATCGTCGTACCCGGACGCTTGGTGAATATCGTCGTCTAA
- the ppk1 gene encoding polyphosphate kinase 1 — translation MSEPDRILCRELSLLAFNRRVLAQAEDQNVPLLERLRFLCIVSSNLDEFFEVRMAWLKREHKRCPQRRLDNGKTPSETIADVTEAARSLILRQYDLFNNVLQPELAQEGIHFYRRRNWTGAQKKWIEDYFDRELLPILTPIGLDPSHPFPRPLNKSLNFAVELDGTDAFGRPSGMAIVQAPRILPRVVPMPSEMCSDGSGFVFLSSILHANVGKLFPGMNVKGCHQFRLTRDSDLNVDEEDVQNLRAAIQNELHDREYGDGVRLEVADTCPARIRDFLLSQFRLTAAELYQVKGPVNLVRLNAVPDLVNRPDLKFPPHTPGRLKALGKTASIFDLVRQSPILLHHPYQSFDPVVEMMREAAADPAVLAVKMTIYRTGTRSELVRALMKAALAGKQVTVVVELMARFDEANNVNWAKQLEEAGAHVVYGVFGYKVHAKMALIIRREDGVLKPYAHLGTGNYHQGTSRIYTDFGIITADEQITADVNTLFMEITGLGKPGRLNKLYQSPFTLHKMVIDRIRQETEHAKAGKPARITAKMNSLIEPTVIEALYRASAAGVQIDLIVRGMCTLRPGVKGLSENIRVRSIVGRQLEHARVYCFHNNGADDTFISSADWMGRNFFRRIETATPITAPELKKRVIREGLEMALADNTHAWLMQPDGGYIRAAPAENESEADLQNDLWDLLGG, via the coding sequence ATGTCCGAACCCGACCGCATCCTCTGCCGCGAACTGAGCCTGCTGGCATTCAACCGCCGCGTGTTGGCGCAGGCGGAAGACCAAAACGTCCCCCTTTTGGAACGCCTGCGCTTCCTGTGCATCGTTTCATCCAACCTCGACGAGTTTTTCGAAGTCCGTATGGCGTGGCTGAAGCGCGAACACAAACGCTGCCCGCAGCGCAGGCTGGACAACGGCAAAACGCCGTCTGAAACCATCGCCGACGTTACCGAAGCGGCGCGTTCGCTGATCCTGCGCCAATACGACCTGTTCAACAACGTCCTCCAACCGGAGCTGGCACAAGAAGGCATCCATTTTTACCGCCGCCGCAACTGGACGGGCGCGCAGAAAAAATGGATTGAAGACTATTTCGACCGCGAATTGCTGCCGATTCTGACCCCCATCGGGCTGGATCCGTCCCACCCCTTCCCGCGCCCGCTGAACAAATCGCTCAACTTCGCCGTCGAACTCGACGGCACGGACGCGTTCGGCAGGCCTTCGGGTATGGCGATTGTGCAGGCGCCGCGCATTTTGCCGCGCGTTGTCCCGATGCCGTCCGAAATGTGCTCAGACGGCAGCGGCTTTGTGTTTTTGTCCTCCATCTTGCACGCGAACGTCGGCAAACTCTTCCCCGGTATGAACGTCAAAGGCTGCCACCAGTTCCGCCTCACGCGCGACAGCGATTTGAACGTTGACGAAGAAGACGTGCAAAACCTCCGCGCCGCCATTCAAAACGAACTGCACGATCGCGAATACGGCGACGGCGTACGGCTCGAAGTCGCCGACACCTGCCCCGCCCGCATCCGCGACTTCCTGCTGTCGCAATTCAGGCTGACCGCCGCCGAACTTTACCAAGTCAAAGGCCCCGTGAACCTCGTGCGCCTCAACGCCGTCCCCGATTTGGTCAACCGCCCCGATTTGAAATTTCCCCCGCACACGCCGGGCCGTCTGAAAGCCTTGGGCAAAACCGCGTCCATATTCGATTTGGTGCGCCAATCGCCCATCCTGCTGCACCACCCCTACCAATCCTTCGATCCCGTTGTCGAAATGATGCGCGAAGCCGCCGCCGACCCCGCCGTGCTTGCCGTCAAAATGACGATTTACCGCACCGGCACGCGCTCCGAACTCGTCCGCGCCCTGATGAAGGCGGCACTCGCCGGCAAACAAGTAACCGTCGTCGTCGAACTGATGGCGCGTTTTGACGAAGCCAACAACGTCAACTGGGCGAAGCAGCTCGAAGAGGCGGGCGCGCACGTCGTGTACGGCGTGTTCGGCTACAAAGTCCACGCCAAAATGGCACTCATCATCCGCCGCGAAGACGGCGTGCTCAAACCTTACGCCCACCTCGGCACGGGTAACTACCACCAAGGCACATCGCGCATCTACACCGACTTCGGCATCATTACCGCCGACGAACAAATCACCGCCGATGTGAACACCTTGTTTATGGAAATCACAGGTTTGGGCAAACCCGGGCGGCTGAACAAACTCTACCAAAGTCCGTTTACCCTGCACAAAATGGTTATCGACCGCATCAGGCAGGAAACCGAACACGCCAAAGCCGGCAAACCCGCCAGAATCACCGCCAAGATGAATTCGCTCATCGAACCGACCGTCATCGAAGCCCTGTATCGGGCAAGCGCGGCAGGCGTGCAAATCGATTTGATTGTGCGCGGTATGTGCACCTTGCGCCCGGGTGTAAAAGGCTTGTCCGAAAACATCCGCGTCCGCTCCATCGTCGGCAGGCAGCTCGAACACGCGCGCGTGTATTGCTTCCACAACAACGGCGCGGACGATACCTTTATTTCCAGCGCGGATTGGATGGGGCGCAACTTCTTCCGCCGCATCGAAACCGCCACGCCGATTACCGCGCCCGAACTCAAAAAACGCGTGATCCGCGAAGGTTTGGAAATGGCATTGGCAGACAACACCCACGCCTGGCTGATGCAGCCCGACGGCGGCTATATCCGCGCCGCGCCCGCCGAAAATGAGTCCGAAGCCGACCTGCAAAACGATTTGTGGGATTTGCTCGGGGGCTGA
- a CDS encoding outer membrane protein assembly factor BamE, which produces MKIKQIVKPGLAVLAAGILSACATKSNVKADGTTDNPVFPKPYSVTFDNKRGTFPTYDELDQMRPGLTKDDIYKILGRPHYDEGMYGVREWDYLFHFHTPGVGIDPENTSGVEGVTTCQYKVIFDKDKFARSFYWNPVFPKDAVCPPPAPKAEPQVIIREIVPAKPKRIRQ; this is translated from the coding sequence ATGAAAATCAAACAAATCGTCAAACCGGGCCTGGCAGTATTGGCGGCGGGCATCCTGTCTGCCTGCGCAACCAAAAGCAACGTCAAAGCCGACGGCACGACCGACAATCCGGTCTTCCCTAAACCCTATTCCGTAACGTTCGACAACAAGCGCGGCACATTCCCGACTTATGACGAACTGGATCAGATGCGTCCCGGCCTGACCAAAGACGACATCTACAAAATCCTGGGCCGTCCGCATTACGACGAAGGTATGTACGGCGTGCGCGAATGGGATTATCTGTTCCACTTCCACACCCCGGGCGTAGGCATCGACCCCGAAAACACGTCCGGAGTAGAAGGCGTTACCACCTGCCAATACAAAGTAATTTTCGACAAGGACAAATTCGCCCGCAGTTTCTACTGGAATCCGGTATTCCCGAAAGATGCCGTCTGTCCGCCGCCCGCACCCAAAGCCGAGCCTCAAGTCATCATCCGCGAAATCGTGCCGGCAAAACCCAAACGCATCCGCCAATAA